From the Flavobacterium gyeonganense genome, the window CGTTAAACTTCCTAAAATAGTTGTTGGTGCCTGAGGTGCTCCCCAAGTACTCCAATATTTTTCATTAGTTAAATTATCTATCTTAAGTCCTGCTCTCCATGTTGGCTGTTCGTAAAATACGGTAGCACTGTAAATAGTATAAGACGGAATATAAAAGGTATTTGCTGTACTTAAATAACTTTCATCTACATAATTTGCTCCGAAACCTGCACCCAAACCTTTTAACTTATTCTGAAGTTTATAAGAAGCCCAGAAGTTTACTACATTCTCAGGTGCATCCTGAGCCTTATTACCTTCAATAGCTTTATTGGCATCACTAGTTTTTTCGATACGGTTATCATTATACGCATAACCAGCAGTAATATCTAAACCAGGGATAGGATTCGCCAGAAATTCAAATTCAACCCCTTTACTCACTTGTTTTCCATCCTGCAGATATACTAAATCAGCTTGTCTTATTAATGCGTTATCATTAGTAATTTCATAATAACTCACTGTTGTGCTTAATTTTTTGTTGAACAATTCCGCTTTTATTCCTGACTCCCATTGATTAGCATAAAGTGGATCCGGAACAAATTGTGCCCCGTCTGGCTGATTTACAGGCGCAATATTCTGGAAACCATTCATATAATTTCCAAACAATGATAACTGGTCATCAAGAAGCTCGAATACCAATCCAAATTTCGGAGATACAGATGTTTGTTTATAACCCGCTACTGTACCGCTTTGTTCACGTTCGAAATCATCCAGACGCAAACTTGTCATAATATGTAACCTGTCTGCAATACCCATTACATAAGATGCATAGGCACTATACGTATTTTCGTCTCTTCCTGCTCGTATAACCGGAGCTAATAATACCGCATCAATATCTTTTTTTCTAACCGGAACAAAATTAGTTGTCACATCAATTGTTCTAAATGGAGCTGTTGGCGTTGGTGTAGATGAAAAAGTATCTGAATAATTTCTGTAATTTACTCCGGCAACTATTTTATGGTTTAAAATTCCTGTTTTAAATTCTCCATTAATATTTTCCTGAAGATTGGTATAATTACTCGATATAGGGCCAAACATCGTAGCACGAATAGTAGCTGTAGTTGGAGAAGTCCAGGTTGGCAAGACCTGATAACTATACTCTACGTTCTCACTTACATAAGAAAATAAGGTAGTAGATTTCCAGTTGTCTGATATTTGGTATTCAGACTGTACGAAGGCTTTTGAAGAGGTTGATTTAGCATCGGCATCATCATGCACCAGTGATTTTTTATAATCTAATTTAATATCGGCTGGGTTTGTTACTCCTGATGTTGCAGATGCACCCGGATATAAGGGTTTTGTACTTTTAGCGTTATATAGCTCTGCGTCGATATTAAATTTAAGCTTATCTGTTGCTTTGAAAGTAAGACTTGGCGTAAAAGACAAGGTATTAGAATAGCCATAATCAAGGAAACTTTTTGCTTTATTTACACCAACATTAAGTCTGAAAAGCACTTTTTTATCTTTGGTAAGTGGTGTATTGATATCAGCAGTAAGTTGATGTGTACCATAACTTCCTGCAGTATATCCTACCTCGGTAGCTGTAGTTTCAAAAGGTTTTTTAGTAACTAAATTGACTACACCACCAAAAGAAGATGCCGAAGAACCAAATAAAGTTCCTGAAGGCCCTTTTAATATTTCAATTCGCTCAATATTTGCAATACCTACAGAAGAACGTCCTGACAACGTTTCCATTCCGTTTCTGGCATTAATACCAACCGTAAAACCTCTAAAAATAAGTGCAAAACCTCCTGAAGGATAATTAAGCGGAACAACTCCGGGTGCATTTCTCATAGCAGTCGTGATATCGATTGCTACCTGCTCCTGAAAAAGCTCTTTATGAATTACATTATATACCTGAGGATTTTCAAGGTTCTTTAGCGGCATTCTGGCTACTGTTTCTGTTTTTTTTGATAGCAAACTTTTTCTGCTGCTAATGACAACTTCCTGTAATTCTTTATTTGAAACTCTAAGCTGTAGATTAACCGTTGCAGTTTTATTATCTTCAACAGTAACTTCCTGTTCAGAAGTTTCATAACCTGCTAAAGATATCTGAAGTGTATAGGTATTGGCTTTTATCCTGTTTATTTCAAAACTGCCATCATCATTTGTAAAAGTTCCATATTTTGAATTCTTAAGGATGATATTTACGTCTGAAGCAGGTTGTCCGTCAGAAGTTGTGATTTGTCCCTTTATTTTCCCGTGATTTTGTTGTGCAAACGATGAAATGACTATAAATAAAAAGCTAATAGTAAATAAAAATTGTGATGTTCTTAAGCTAAGATATTTCATTGATTTTTAAATTTGGTTAGTATTCTGTTTTTATTTAGAATTAATAAAAACAGTGCAAAAGTAAAAATTAATATTAGTTTAACAAGTAAACATCATGAAATTATTTAGAATGATACTAAAGAAGTATAGGTATATCTAAAAATAACTATAGATTTGCAGGAAATTAAATTCTTTAAAAATCCACATGAAGAAAAAATTGAAGAAAAAAATTGGACAATTACACCTTTGGCTAGGGCTTGCTTCAGGTCTTATTTTGTTTATAGTAGCTTTGACAGGCAGTCTTTTAGTTTTCGAAAAAGAAATTGATCAGTTTATTAATCCAGAGTTTTATAATGTAACCACTGTTGGAACCCATAAAAAATCAATTGATGAATGTACAGCTGCCATTCAGAAGCGATATGCTATTGAAAAGATAAACCGAATCATAGTCTACAACGATCCTACCCGTACTATGATCATCATAGGAAAAGACAGCGAAGGAGACAGCCAGATTTTCTCTGTAGATCCTTACACAGGAAAAGTACTCGGGACTATCTCACAGGAAAGCCGATTTTTCTCTATTGTTTTAAACATACACAGGCATTTACTGATGCATGACATTGGGGAAATCATTACCGGATGTTCCTGCCTGATATTTGTATTCATGTTGATTTCCGGTCTTGTTTTGTGGTGGCCTAAAAAAGCTAAAAATTTAAAGCAACGTCTGACTGTTAAATGGAAAGCTTCTTTTAAAAGAGTCAACTGGGATTTTCATTCCACTTTTGGATTTTACACTTTTCTGTTCTTATTGATTATTGCCCTGACAGGATTAACCTGGTCTTTTAAATGGTTTGAAAATGGCATGTATTTTATAGCAAACGGTACTACGGAAAGACCATCCCCTAAAGTAGAAAACCCAACTAAAATTGATCCTCAGTCTAATAAAACTGCTTTTTATCAAACCCTGTATCGAAAAACAGACAGTATATTTCCATACAAAGGCAATATCCAAATCAGGATGCCGGCAGATACCATTAACAGTATTCTTGTACTAAAAGAAAACTTAGAATTCAGCATCCCAAATCAGTCGAGTGCTATTTATTTTGACAAATACACGGGAAAAGATATCGAGATCAGACCTTATGAATCTTTCTCTAAAGGAGACAAACTAAAACGTCTGATTTATCCCATCCATACCGGAAGCATTTATGGGTATCCAACTAAAATACTTGCTTTCATCGTCTGTCTTTTTGCTGTAACCTTGCCTGTTACTGGATTATTAATCTGGCTTGGGAAGAAAAAAAAGAAAGGAAAAACTAATTTTTAATCATTTAAGATATTTTCAATTGAAAACCAACCAAAGCTTCGGAAGAATCCGGAGCTTTTATTTTTTATATTACCCAAGTATATTGTTTAGGATAAAAACCCTAAATAAATTATATATTAGCTATGCCTTTAGCGCTTTCAATCAAAGTTGCAATCTAATACAACAACTACATGACCAAAAAGAACCTGATTTTATTTGGATTTATAATTCTGAAATTCATTCTTCAATATGTTTTAATTAGTCCCGAATACGATTTACAACGTGACGAATATCTGCATCTCGATCAGGCAAATCATTTAGCATGGGGCTATTTATCAGTGCCTCCGGTAACATCGTGGTTTTCTTATATTATTCTATTACTTGGAAATTCGGTTTTCTGGGTAAAGTTCTTCCCTGCCCTGTTTGGAGCCCTGACACTTTTGCTTGTATGGAAAACTATCGAACTTTTAAAAGGAAATCTTTACGCTTTAATTCTTGGCTCTTTATGCATTTTGTTTTCATGTTTACTGCGTTTAAATATGCTTTATCAGCCAAATTCTTTTGATATTTTATGCTGGACTGCGGTTTATTATGTTTTAATACAATACCTGACTTCAGAAAATACAAAATGGCTTTATTTTGGCGGAGTGATTTTCGCTTTAGGTTTCCTGAATAAGTATAATATCCTGTTTTTATTACTCGGGTTAACTCCTGCTATTTTACTTTCTAAACAGCGAAAAATAGCAGCAAGAAAAGAATTTTATTTTGCTTTGCTTTTAGGATTAGTTTTAATTCTGCCTAATCTTTATTGGCAGTACAGCAATCATTTTCCAATTGTGCATCACATGAAGGAGTTAAAAG encodes:
- a CDS encoding TonB-dependent receptor; amino-acid sequence: MKYLSLRTSQFLFTISFLFIVISSFAQQNHGKIKGQITTSDGQPASDVNIILKNSKYGTFTNDDGSFEINRIKANTYTLQISLAGYETSEQEVTVEDNKTATVNLQLRVSNKELQEVVISSRKSLLSKKTETVARMPLKNLENPQVYNVIHKELFQEQVAIDITTAMRNAPGVVPLNYPSGGFALIFRGFTVGINARNGMETLSGRSSVGIANIERIEILKGPSGTLFGSSASSFGGVVNLVTKKPFETTATEVGYTAGSYGTHQLTADINTPLTKDKKVLFRLNVGVNKAKSFLDYGYSNTLSFTPSLTFKATDKLKFNIDAELYNAKSTKPLYPGASATSGVTNPADIKLDYKKSLVHDDADAKSTSSKAFVQSEYQISDNWKSTTLFSYVSENVEYSYQVLPTWTSPTTATIRATMFGPISSNYTNLQENINGEFKTGILNHKIVAGVNYRNYSDTFSSTPTPTAPFRTIDVTTNFVPVRKKDIDAVLLAPVIRAGRDENTYSAYASYVMGIADRLHIMTSLRLDDFEREQSGTVAGYKQTSVSPKFGLVFELLDDQLSLFGNYMNGFQNIAPVNQPDGAQFVPDPLYANQWESGIKAELFNKKLSTTVSYYEITNDNALIRQADLVYLQDGKQVSKGVEFEFLANPIPGLDITAGYAYNDNRIEKTSDANKAIEGNKAQDAPENVVNFWASYKLQNKLKGLGAGFGANYVDESYLSTANTFYIPSYTIYSATVFYEQPTWRAGLKIDNLTNEKYWSTWGAPQAPTTILGSLTFKF
- a CDS encoding PepSY-associated TM helix domain-containing protein, with amino-acid sequence MKKKLKKKIGQLHLWLGLASGLILFIVALTGSLLVFEKEIDQFINPEFYNVTTVGTHKKSIDECTAAIQKRYAIEKINRIIVYNDPTRTMIIIGKDSEGDSQIFSVDPYTGKVLGTISQESRFFSIVLNIHRHLLMHDIGEIITGCSCLIFVFMLISGLVLWWPKKAKNLKQRLTVKWKASFKRVNWDFHSTFGFYTFLFLLIIALTGLTWSFKWFENGMYFIANGTTERPSPKVENPTKIDPQSNKTAFYQTLYRKTDSIFPYKGNIQIRMPADTINSILVLKENLEFSIPNQSSAIYFDKYTGKDIEIRPYESFSKGDKLKRLIYPIHTGSIYGYPTKILAFIVCLFAVTLPVTGLLIWLGKKKKKGKTNF